The Candidatus Hydrogenedens sp. genome includes the window CTACATAAAATTTCAAAAGTTGTGATACAAAATATGGGAAAGTATTATCCAGAATTGATTGAAACACAGACACAAATTGAAAAAATTATACACCTTGAAGAAGAACGTTTTGGTAGTACTCTATCCCGGGGTATGGATATACTAAAAGAACTTTTCGAAGATATGAAAAGCAAAGGAGAAAAACTTATACCGGGTGATATCCTTTTCAAACTTCATGATACATATGGTTTTCCTCTTGATATAGTGAAAGATATGGCTGAAGAAAAAGGCTTTGAATTAGATGAAACAGGATATACAGAAGCAAAAGAGAAACAGAGAGAATCCACACGGAAAACTTGGGTGGGGAGTGGTCAACAAGAAATATCACCTGTATATCACCAGATTTTAGCCCAATACGGTGAAACGGAATTTATAGGTTATGAACAGAATACTGCAGTTTGTAAAATTGTAGCAATTGTAAAAGAAAATAACGCTGTAAATGTATTAAAAGAGGGAGAGAAAGGATGTATAATCCTTAATAAAACTCCTTTTTATGCAGAAAGTGGTGGACAAGTAGGCGATATAGGCACGCTGGCAGGATTGGATGGAAAAACCCTTGTTGAAGTCACCGATACCAAAAAGATATTAGATAAACTGTTTGTCCATTATGTAAAAGTAATCAACGGACAGTTAAAAATAGATGAAGATATTAATGCTATTATTGACTATAAAAGAAGGCTTACTATTCAAAATCATCATACGGCTACCCACTTGCTCCAATCGGCTCTTCGTGATATTTTGGGTGAACATGTTCATCAATGTGGCTCTCTGGTTTCTGAAGAGAGACTTCGTTTCGATTTTACTCATTTTGAGGCATTGGGTTACGACCGTATTCTGGATATTGAAAAATGGGTTAATGAAAAAATTAGGGAAGATTATAATGTTGATATCTTATACCTTCCCATAGATGAAGCTAAAAAATTAGGGGCTATGGCATTGTTTGGAGAAAAATACGGGGATATTGTCCGAGTAGTTAAAATTAATGGTATTAGTACTGAATTTTGTGGGGGATGTCATGTTTCCCGAACGGGTGTTATAGGCGGTTTTAAGATTTTATCGGAATCATCCGTCTCTGCTGGAGTTCGCAGAATCGAAGCAATATGTGGCGAACCTTTTATACAATGGATACAAAAAACAGAGCGAATGATTAAAGAAATTTCAGAAACAATAAATTCATCTCCTGAAGGACTTCAAGAACGAATATTGCAAATAATTGAAGAGAATAAAAAACTTTATAAAGAATTAGAAAAGTGGAAACGACAGGCATTATTAGGTGAAGGGAAAGATTTGTTAAAAAATGTTAAATCAGTTGATGGTGTTAATTTTATAACATTAACACTGGAAAATGAGGATATTAATCAAGCACGAACACTGGTAGACCATTTGAAAGACAAAATTAAATCTGGAATTATAGTGATTGGGATTAAATACGAAGATAAGGCTACTTTTTGTGTGGGAGTTACAAAAGATTTAATTAATAAATTTAGTTCTTCCGATATAGTTAACCAGTTAGCACAGATAGTAGGCGGAAAAGGTGGGGGTAGAAAAGATTTTGCACAGGCTGGTGGAAAGGATATTGAAAAATTTAATGAGGCAATAGAGCATGTACCCAATATTATTAAGATGTACAATAAAACAGGTAAAATCTAATTTTTTTATTATTCTGGGATTTTATCTGATCTTGGTTTCATATATATGTATGGGTGAGACCTATATTTGTGCACATAGGGGAGATGTGAAGAATGCCCCGGAAAATACTTTGCCCGCATTTCAATCTGCAGTAAAAAAAGGGGTACACATGATTGAATTTGATGTGCGAATGACGAAAGATGGACATTTAGTCATTATGCATGATGAAAAAGTCGATAGAACGACAAATGGTAAAGGCAAGGTGCAGGATTTCCTTAGTGAAGAGATATATAAATTGGATGCAGGAAAATGGTTTAGTGATTCATTTGCAGG containing:
- the alaS gene encoding alanine--tRNA ligase, with the translated sequence MKSYEIRESFLDFFKNRGHVIEKSDTLIPKNDPTLLFTSAGMVQFKPYYTGEVPVPYRRASTVQKCLRAGGKANDLEEVGKTSRHLTFFEMLGNFSFGDYFKREAIQWAWEYSTQIMKIKPEKIWVSVYEEDDEAFNIWNKEIGVPEKRIVRLGAKDNFWGPAGDSGACGPCSELLFDKGEEIDPHATPENDPHERFLEFWNLVFPQYDQQVDGTRLPLKNRGIDTGMGLERMCLLLQNKTTVFDTDVLFPIIETTQEISGCSYPENPIPFRVIADHIRALSFMTADGILPANEGRGYVWRRILRRASRFGREIGLVKPFLHKISKVVIQNMGKYYPELIETQTQIEKIIHLEEERFGSTLSRGMDILKELFEDMKSKGEKLIPGDILFKLHDTYGFPLDIVKDMAEEKGFELDETGYTEAKEKQRESTRKTWVGSGQQEISPVYHQILAQYGETEFIGYEQNTAVCKIVAIVKENNAVNVLKEGEKGCIILNKTPFYAESGGQVGDIGTLAGLDGKTLVEVTDTKKILDKLFVHYVKVINGQLKIDEDINAIIDYKRRLTIQNHHTATHLLQSALRDILGEHVHQCGSLVSEERLRFDFTHFEALGYDRILDIEKWVNEKIREDYNVDILYLPIDEAKKLGAMALFGEKYGDIVRVVKINGISTEFCGGCHVSRTGVIGGFKILSESSVSAGVRRIEAICGEPFIQWIQKTERMIKEISETINSSPEGLQERILQIIEENKKLYKELEKWKRQALLGEGKDLLKNVKSVDGVNFITLTLENEDINQARTLVDHLKDKIKSGIIVIGIKYEDKATFCVGVTKDLINKFSSSDIVNQLAQIVGGKGGGRKDFAQAGGKDIEKFNEAIEHVPNIIKMYNKTGKI